A window from Mycoplasma phocoeninasale encodes these proteins:
- the plsX gene encoding phosphate acyltransferase PlsX, with the protein MKKIVFDLLNNDNGQCFAIRGAKRFLSENPDYKLILVGNREMIEKEFVDVNQQQYEIFENNDIAKKIESPRDALKANSSMFEAFELLSSQSADGILSSGDSASFIILSSLKIKRLPGISRPAFMPIVPTSKDKNILVLDVGANINVKPEYLLEWAKISVQYYEAIYGKKNPVIGQLNIGTEHYKGNDVAKAAYELIKNDQDKFIFKGFVEPESAINGEVDILVADGYAGNIFLKTLESSFLAFSKMLKGIFLTNFITKMSALLVKKHFKKLKDRFDYRNTGGAFIVGLEKIVVKAHGGSDDLAFYNALNQIKLAIDKNIIEKLKLINEENNE; encoded by the coding sequence ATGAAAAAAATTGTTTTCGATTTATTAAATAACGATAATGGTCAATGCTTCGCTATTAGAGGGGCTAAACGATTTTTATCTGAAAATCCTGATTACAAATTAATTTTAGTTGGCAATCGTGAAATGATTGAAAAAGAATTTGTCGATGTTAATCAGCAACAATATGAAATTTTTGAAAATAATGATATCGCTAAAAAAATAGAAAGTCCAAGAGATGCTTTAAAGGCTAATTCTTCAATGTTTGAGGCATTTGAATTGCTCTCATCACAAAGTGCTGATGGAATTTTAAGCAGTGGAGATAGTGCATCTTTTATTATTCTATCTTCACTAAAAATTAAAAGACTGCCCGGAATTTCACGACCTGCTTTTATGCCTATTGTCCCAACATCTAAGGATAAAAACATTTTAGTTTTAGATGTTGGTGCAAATATTAATGTTAAACCAGAATATTTATTAGAGTGAGCAAAAATATCAGTTCAATACTATGAAGCAATATATGGTAAAAAAAATCCTGTAATTGGTCAATTAAATATTGGAACAGAACATTATAAAGGTAATGATGTTGCCAAGGCGGCATATGAACTTATTAAAAATGACCAAGATAAATTTATTTTTAAAGGTTTTGTAGAGCCTGAATCTGCCATTAATGGTGAGGTTGATATTCTAGTTGCTGATGGATATGCCGGTAATATCTTCTTAAAAACACTAGAAAGTTCATTTTTGGCATTTTCTAAAATGTTGAAAGGAATATTTTTAACCAATTTTATTACCAAAATGAGCGCGCTATTGGTTAAAAAACATTTTAAGAAATTAAAAGATCGTTTTGATTATCGTAATACTGGCGGCGCATTTATTGTTGGACTAGAAAAAATCGTCGTTAAGGCACATGGTGGTAGTGATGATTTAGCCTTCTATAATGCCCTAAACCAAATCAAACTTGCAATTGATAAAAATATTATTGAAAAGCTTAAATTAATTAATGAGGAAAATAATGAGTAG
- a CDS encoding DAK2 domain-containing protein yields the protein MRKITGKIWKEALLSASNNLQNKKNAINALNVFPVPDGDTGSNMASTIASINEIKEDIVEISEVSKRISQNMLMSARGNSGVILSQIFKGFSIGFKNKIDATVFDIIKAFENASKSAYTAVLKPIEGTILTVIREVAEGLKEQVTMDASVDEVFKAAVKLARKSCDNTPKLLAVLQEVGVTDSGGEGLYAILEGIASYFDNKPIELSYTEEKIDKFIADTEVFNGEFGYCTEFIMEFYNDFVLNKNALTKKLEKNGNSLVLINDGNLLKVHIHTRRPGNVLNLVNSWGQFLKIKIENMTIQANESKENAEKRTSNKDEVTSNIKKNPCALISCNTGQGIIELAKERGVAYVVEGGQTNNPSIQDIVDAINKVDAQTVFILPNNSNITLSAQQAATIVRNKEVIIIPTKSQAQTLPIAINFSATNSVAENRDLMNDAIKNVRYGEVAPSIKDTKLNGIKIRNGEYMVIANNELRDTAKTGNEAAIKLIDNLISEDSQLVTIIYGQDVSETDAKEIQDYIEINYDVAVEVLSGGQSIYPYLVSVE from the coding sequence ATGAGAAAAATTACAGGAAAAATTTGAAAAGAAGCATTACTTTCCGCTTCTAATAACTTGCAAAACAAAAAGAATGCTATTAATGCTTTAAATGTCTTTCCAGTTCCTGATGGTGACACTGGAAGTAACATGGCATCAACGATAGCCTCAATTAATGAAATAAAAGAGGATATTGTTGAGATCTCAGAAGTATCAAAAAGGATATCACAAAATATGTTAATGTCAGCTAGGGGAAACTCTGGAGTTATTTTAAGTCAAATTTTTAAAGGTTTTTCTATTGGATTTAAAAATAAAATTGATGCAACAGTGTTTGATATTATCAAGGCGTTTGAAAATGCTTCAAAATCTGCTTATACAGCTGTCTTAAAACCAATAGAGGGAACAATCTTGACAGTTATAAGAGAAGTTGCTGAAGGACTAAAAGAGCAAGTTACTATGGATGCTAGTGTTGATGAAGTTTTCAAAGCTGCAGTTAAGCTAGCGCGTAAAAGTTGCGATAACACTCCTAAACTTTTAGCTGTATTACAAGAAGTAGGAGTAACAGATTCTGGTGGTGAAGGTTTGTATGCTATTCTTGAAGGAATAGCCTCTTATTTCGATAATAAGCCAATTGAACTATCTTATACAGAGGAAAAAATTGATAAATTCATTGCTGACACTGAAGTATTCAATGGTGAATTCGGTTACTGTACAGAATTTATTATGGAATTTTATAATGATTTTGTTTTAAACAAAAATGCACTGACCAAAAAATTAGAGAAGAACGGCAATTCCCTTGTCCTAATTAATGATGGCAATTTACTAAAGGTACATATTCATACAAGACGCCCCGGCAATGTTTTAAATTTAGTTAACTCATGAGGTCAATTTCTTAAAATAAAAATTGAGAATATGACAATTCAAGCTAATGAAAGCAAGGAAAACGCTGAAAAGCGCACTTCTAATAAAGATGAAGTAACCTCGAATATCAAAAAAAATCCTTGCGCTTTAATTTCATGTAACACTGGACAAGGAATTATCGAACTGGCGAAAGAGCGGGGTGTCGCTTATGTTGTTGAGGGTGGGCAAACTAATAATCCTTCAATTCAAGATATTGTCGATGCGATTAATAAAGTTGATGCGCAAACTGTTTTCATTTTACCAAACAACTCTAATATCACATTGTCAGCTCAACAAGCAGCAACAATTGTTAGAAACAAAGAAGTGATCATTATTCCAACCAAATCACAAGCACAAACACTACCAATTGCTATTAATTTTAGTGCAACTAATTCAGTTGCTGAAAATCGTGACTTGATGAATGATGCGATTAAAAATGTGCGCTATGGTGAAGTTGCCCCATCAATTAAGGATACTAAACTAAATGGAATCAAAATTAGAAATGGTGAATATATGGTTATTGCTAACAATGAACTTCGTGATACTGCGAAAACTGGAAACGAGGCTGCAATAAAACTAATTGACAACTTAATTAGTGAAGATTCACAGTTAGTAACTATAATTTATGGACAAGATGTTTCCGAAACAGATGCTAAAGAAATTCAAGATTATATTGAAATTAATTATGACGTGGCTGTGGAAGTGCTATCAGGTGGACAAAGTATTTATCCTTATCTTGTATCAGTTGAATAG
- the glyA gene encoding serine hydroxymethyltransferase: protein MYKKISLLDKDIEQLINLENKRQSDNIELIASENYVSEDVLKAAGSCLTNKYGEGYPGKRYYGGCEYVDEIETIAQERAKKLFNVNYVNVQPYSGSVANAAVYMSLLSPGDKVLGLSLDSGGHLTHGYRISFSGLFYESYTYTVNSEGILDYDEILKIAKEIKPKMIICGYSAYSQIVHFDKFRKICDEVGAYLFADISHISGLIIAGKHPSPSPYADVIMTTTHKTLRGTRGAIIMTNNEEIYKKINRSVFPGYQGGPLFHQIAAKAVSFYEALQPEFNLYQEQLLVNSQVFCQTFINKGAKVISGLTQNHLFMIDVKSTYNINGKVAVEVLSKVNITVNKNAIPNDTESPMISSGIRLGSAAMTSRGFKEEEFIIVANLIDKVLRDPNNEALLKVVKKEVAKLTASFPIKKSYITR from the coding sequence ATGTATAAAAAAATTAGTTTATTAGATAAAGATATTGAGCAATTAATAAATTTAGAGAACAAACGTCAAAGCGATAACATTGAATTAATAGCTTCAGAGAATTATGTATCTGAAGATGTTTTAAAAGCAGCGGGTTCATGCTTAACTAATAAATATGGGGAGGGATATCCTGGTAAAAGATATTATGGTGGCTGCGAATATGTTGATGAAATTGAAACTATTGCTCAAGAAAGAGCAAAGAAACTTTTCAATGTTAATTATGTTAATGTTCAACCATATTCTGGTAGTGTAGCTAATGCTGCAGTTTATATGTCGCTTCTTTCACCTGGTGATAAGGTACTAGGACTGTCACTTGATTCGGGTGGACATCTAACACATGGATATCGAATTTCATTCAGTGGTTTATTTTACGAATCATATACATACACTGTTAATAGTGAAGGAATTCTTGACTATGACGAAATCCTAAAAATTGCTAAAGAAATAAAACCCAAAATGATAATTTGCGGTTACTCTGCTTATTCGCAAATTGTTCATTTTGATAAATTTAGAAAAATCTGTGATGAAGTTGGTGCATATTTATTTGCTGATATTTCACACATTTCAGGATTAATCATTGCTGGCAAACATCCCTCACCCTCACCATATGCTGATGTTATCATGACAACAACTCACAAAACCTTAAGAGGCACTCGTGGTGCAATTATTATGACTAACAATGAAGAAATTTATAAAAAGATCAATCGTTCAGTATTCCCTGGCTATCAAGGTGGACCACTATTCCACCAAATAGCAGCCAAAGCTGTTAGCTTTTATGAGGCCTTGCAGCCAGAATTTAATCTATATCAAGAACAACTATTAGTTAATTCGCAGGTGTTCTGTCAAACTTTTATTAACAAAGGTGCTAAAGTTATTTCTGGTTTAACCCAGAATCATCTCTTTATGATTGATGTTAAATCCACATATAATATTAATGGAAAAGTAGCTGTTGAAGTTCTTTCGAAAGTTAATATCACCGTTAATAAAAATGCAATTCCAAATGACACTGAATCGCCAATGATTTCAAGTGGAATTAGACTAGGATCAGCCGCCATGACTTCACGTGGCTTTAAAGAAGAAGAATTTATTATTGTTGCTAATCTAATTGATAAAGTTTTAAGAGATCCTAATAATGAAGCACTTCTAAAAGTTGTAAAGAAAGAAGTTGCTAAATTAACCGCTTCATTTCCAATTAAAAAATCATATATCACAAGGTAA
- a CDS encoding MFS transporter, with amino-acid sequence MTTFKKNSINYTTSLALSLIGSEAFKLGSSIFIYKFTGNLWLVTLLYLFIQLPSILVYIFSSKIVQRIKNNKLVLLLSDLTSVILLIPSLVIFFLTENKSILSIVLIVCSSILGFINAFRFVFLKNIVYFITNNNEELKTINIANSFATSFGFLLSAILSFFLFKNIQFYWLVVMNMVSYLISGILYFTLKVNKTATDFQSNDQSNKIITKRSVWKSWIFILSGSLIIGVFLYPRTSGLSQFFSNVNNFKIDSWGFYLSIIFTAFSLLGVITSFIVKKYIKNQTLFIVIVAIIMGILNFVWLLFISSNENGYFISYVIITSIQQFLFSIFISIFYTLSFQLFDSKKFHKQNGLSIVFRIIVSSILTVFFTILTTKLSYIYSFILYSIIIIVSCLGIVLTIYDWRQMRTKRFYNSSEILEDYKKTTNSGLSKFEKDALNTAITKETKVQRILEIGCGTGRVSLALRQLFPEAEIDAIDIAKKLLLEAPSDKNINFQLANILDYEQGSKYDLIIFSANGLSNIISKCDVRKLFKKIRLLLKDVNSHFIFTIHDIFASDEEKDFWINKIKINEQEIFSNKKILDYEKHGIKNKNRFYSPEDMIKILDEFKFKINNSFKTKTKTNENLLLELSGPCIFYDISKLD; translated from the coding sequence ATGACAACATTTAAAAAAAATAGTATCAACTATACTACTTCACTTGCCCTCTCCTTAATAGGATCAGAGGCTTTCAAACTTGGTTCATCGATTTTTATCTATAAATTCACTGGTAATTTGTGACTAGTAACACTTCTATATTTATTCATTCAGCTACCTTCAATTTTAGTTTATATTTTTAGTAGCAAAATTGTTCAAAGAATAAAAAATAATAAATTAGTACTGCTTTTATCGGATTTAACAAGTGTTATACTGCTCATTCCTAGTCTAGTTATATTTTTCCTTACTGAAAATAAATCTATTCTTTCAATTGTCTTGATTGTTTGCAGTTCAATATTGGGATTTATTAATGCTTTTCGGTTTGTATTTCTAAAAAATATTGTTTATTTTATAACTAACAATAATGAAGAACTAAAAACTATTAACATTGCTAACTCATTTGCGACATCATTTGGTTTTCTACTTTCAGCAATATTATCATTTTTCCTTTTTAAAAATATTCAATTTTACTGACTTGTAGTTATGAATATGGTATCGTATTTAATATCTGGAATTTTATACTTCACTTTGAAGGTAAATAAAACAGCCACAGACTTTCAAAGCAATGATCAAAGCAATAAAATTATCACAAAACGCAGTGTGTGAAAATCATGAATTTTTATCCTCTCAGGATCATTGATAATTGGCGTATTTTTATATCCAAGAACATCAGGGCTTTCGCAGTTTTTTTCAAATGTAAATAACTTTAAAATTGATAGCTGAGGATTTTATCTTTCGATAATTTTTACAGCATTTTCACTTCTAGGGGTAATTACGTCATTTATCGTTAAAAAATACATTAAGAATCAAACACTATTTATTGTTATTGTGGCAATTATTATGGGGATATTAAACTTTGTATGATTACTATTTATATCCTCAAATGAAAATGGATATTTTATTAGCTATGTGATTATAACTTCAATTCAACAATTTCTTTTTTCAATTTTTATTTCAATTTTTTACACACTTTCATTCCAATTGTTTGACAGTAAAAAATTTCATAAACAAAATGGATTATCAATTGTGTTTAGAATAATTGTATCTTCAATACTAACAGTATTCTTCACAATATTAACAACAAAACTTAGCTACATATACAGCTTTATTCTTTACTCGATTATTATCATAGTATCATGTTTAGGTATTGTGTTAACAATCTATGATTGAAGGCAAATGAGAACTAAAAGATTCTACAATAGTTCAGAAATTTTAGAAGATTATAAAAAAACAACCAACAGCGGATTAAGCAAATTTGAAAAAGATGCCTTAAACACCGCTATTACGAAAGAAACTAAAGTTCAAAGAATTCTCGAAATAGGCTGTGGTACAGGGAGAGTTTCTCTTGCCTTAAGACAACTATTTCCAGAGGCTGAAATTGATGCTATCGACATTGCTAAAAAATTACTACTCGAAGCTCCAAGTGATAAAAATATTAACTTTCAATTAGCTAATATTTTAGATTATGAGCAAGGAAGCAAATATGACTTAATAATATTTAGTGCTAATGGTTTATCAAACATTATAAGTAAATGTGATGTTCGAAAACTATTTAAAAAAATTAGACTACTACTAAAAGATGTAAATAGTCACTTCATTTTTACAATCCATGACATTTTTGCATCTGATGAAGAAAAAGATTTCTGAATCAATAAAATAAAAATTAATGAGCAAGAAATTTTCTCAAATAAAAAGATCCTCGACTATGAAAAACATGGAATAAAAAATAAAAATAGATTTTATAGCCCAGAGGATATGATAAAAATTCTTGATGAATTTAAATTTAAAATAAACAATTCTTTTAAAACAAAAACTAAAACTAATGAAAACTTACTGCTAGAATTATCTGGCCCTTGCATTTTTTATGATATTTCAAAATTAGATTAA
- a CDS encoding putative cysteine peptidase: MIFAYDTHLEQTNNLQKFYISVDEREKIQKFSTISEKELFRYLELEIFKYDNTTNYRLEKVKYFSDVNGNPYLYVEYNPVGSLVLSLINNESLIINVLDNSKKINKLNKNKIYSYDFSKNLFFEISKEPKFNKDNEFAKILTNKKINIEKTLNDKNLIYKKNQLLLKKSTKFAQTMPYVPNSIDPAKKIIKAQKEVPHAWFFKTLTTDFGYADPKDFNYHDPWERGLCHYVAAAILLQYGQLFLSQNTFSKQQLEKYYTKPERSKKLNDLVGYPTVPKVNKQLVYDLWHKHGKEAFFTTSAYLVSTIYSLLNVDLAEKGEYPLYIQRRSAGWIKPWKWINDGKPCVVFGNIPTMDNEKSWHAIIVYGYFDNGNKCLAHFGWENHSQVIMSSSLSGQLWLLGVSAYNGKPTIADSSYFKYKDKNIDLNQRKDLDS; this comes from the coding sequence ATGATATTTGCTTATGATACGCATCTTGAACAAACAAACAATTTACAAAAATTTTATATTTCAGTAGATGAAAGAGAAAAAATTCAAAAGTTTTCAACAATAAGCGAAAAAGAATTATTTAGATATTTGGAACTTGAAATATTTAAATATGACAACACTACTAATTATCGATTAGAGAAAGTTAAATATTTTTCTGATGTTAATGGTAATCCATATTTATATGTTGAATATAATCCTGTTGGGTCCCTTGTTTTGTCATTAATAAATAATGAAAGTTTAATTATAAATGTTTTAGATAATAGTAAAAAAATTAACAAATTAAACAAGAATAAAATTTATTCATATGATTTCTCTAAAAATTTATTTTTTGAAATTAGTAAGGAACCAAAATTTAATAAAGATAACGAATTTGCAAAAATATTGACAAACAAAAAAATAAATATAGAAAAGACTTTAAATGATAAAAATTTAATTTATAAAAAAAATCAATTGCTACTTAAAAAATCAACAAAATTTGCACAAACAATGCCTTATGTTCCCAACTCTATCGATCCTGCCAAAAAAATAATAAAGGCGCAAAAGGAAGTTCCACACGCATGATTTTTTAAAACATTAACGACAGATTTTGGATATGCAGACCCAAAGGATTTTAACTATCATGACCCTTGAGAAAGAGGCTTGTGTCATTATGTTGCTGCGGCAATATTACTTCAATACGGACAACTATTTTTATCGCAAAACACATTTAGTAAGCAACAATTAGAAAAATATTATACAAAACCAGAACGTTCAAAAAAACTTAATGATCTTGTCGGATATCCAACAGTTCCGAAGGTTAACAAACAGCTTGTTTATGACCTATGACATAAACATGGTAAGGAAGCCTTTTTTACAACATCAGCTTATCTTGTGTCAACAATTTATTCATTATTGAACGTAGACTTGGCTGAAAAAGGTGAATACCCATTATACATACAAAGAAGGTCAGCTGGTTGAATAAAGCCATGAAAATGAATAAATGATGGTAAACCTTGTGTAGTATTCGGTAATATTCCCACCATGGACAATGAAAAATCATGACATGCAATTATTGTATATGGATATTTTGATAATGGCAATAAATGTTTGGCTCATTTTGGTTGGGAAAATCATAGCCAGGTTATTATGAGTTCTTCTCTTTCGGGACAACTATGACTACTTGGAGTATCAGCATATAATGGAAAACCAACAATTGCTGACTCAAGCTATTTTAAATATAAGGATAAAAACATCGACCTAAACCAAAGAAAGGATTTAGATAGTTAA